In the genome of bacterium, one region contains:
- a CDS encoding DUF488 family protein, giving the protein MDANKESLKPLLELIEKVNRAFLYAAKDEERNNAVALKTYLEHKLSE; this is encoded by the coding sequence CTGGACGCCAATAAAGAGTCGCTAAAGCCGCTCCTCGAATTGATTGAGAAGGTTAATCGTGCTTTTCTTTACGCGGCAAAGGACGAGGAGCGCAACAATGCGGTCGCGCTCAAAACATATCTAGAGCATAAACTATCGGAGTGA